The following proteins come from a genomic window of Deltaproteobacteria bacterium:
- a CDS encoding PAS domain S-box protein has product MAFSGTAQSILGALANFKRSLGLQLSLVVGVIFLVAVLVFTYSLVSFQEKLAFQRMVDNVGRFSDAVKRSTYYSMLKNQRESLHEIIKAIGAQPGVEKIRIFNKNGAIMFSSLKQEIGTNVDMQAEACYACHRRDRPLERLSMGDRSRIYRNPSGYRVLGMINPIYNEPSCWQASCHYHPESRTVLGVLDIGLSLKELDQEISATKTRTVLFALLMFVAVSAIMAVSVNHFVNKPIRRLVSATKEIANGNYDQDLGPVPDNEIGHLALCFDEMRRNIGEQARALQRSKQEYQMLFEEVPCQITVQDREFRIVRTNRAFEEKFGNQVGEYCYRAYKGRDSKCEVCSVDKTFRDAQPHSSEEVVVKKDGSKAYILAFATPIFNEAGEVTAAMEVSLDITQVRELEEELKRSEEKYRTLFNSDPNPIFVLDYHTLEILDANERALEDYGYSRQELLGRSFLDLADPEERERLKRAPWHQKSAIYKVRHRTRSGGQLVVNISFSNLSHMGQDAIIVTTSDVTERVRSEEQLVQAGKMATLGEMSAGVAHELNQPLSVIKTSSSFLLKKIARGEQMDAEILQTLAEEMDSQVDRASQIINHLRQFGRKTEIRKVNVQLNECIEGSFTVLGRQLEVHGIRVELDLDGNLPPIKGDRNRLEQVFLNLIMNARDAMDEKEALSRDEKVDKVLTIASYQEHGEVVVEIADTGVGMSEAVREKIFEPFFTTKPVGKGTGLGLSISFGIVRDYDGRIEVESVEGQGTLFRLRFPAAEEEREEAMEVAGG; this is encoded by the coding sequence ATGGCTTTTTCCGGAACTGCCCAGTCAATCCTAGGTGCCCTGGCAAACTTCAAACGGAGCTTGGGCCTGCAATTGAGCCTGGTAGTAGGCGTCATCTTTCTAGTGGCAGTGCTCGTCTTTACTTACTCCCTGGTTTCCTTCCAGGAAAAACTGGCCTTCCAGCGCATGGTGGACAATGTGGGCCGCTTCAGCGATGCTGTCAAACGAAGCACCTACTATAGCATGCTCAAGAACCAGCGAGAGAGTTTGCACGAGATCATAAAGGCAATCGGGGCGCAGCCAGGTGTAGAGAAGATCAGAATCTTCAACAAGAACGGCGCCATCATGTTCTCGAGCCTCAAGCAGGAGATCGGCACCAATGTGGATATGCAGGCCGAGGCCTGTTATGCCTGTCACCGGCGGGATAGGCCTCTCGAGCGCTTGAGCATGGGGGATCGCAGCAGAATTTACCGCAATCCGAGCGGCTATCGCGTCCTGGGGATGATCAATCCCATCTACAATGAGCCTAGCTGTTGGCAGGCCAGCTGCCACTATCATCCTGAATCTCGTACTGTTCTTGGTGTACTCGACATAGGCTTGTCTCTCAAAGAGCTGGATCAGGAGATCAGTGCTACCAAGACCAGGACGGTGCTCTTTGCCCTGTTGATGTTCGTCGCGGTGTCCGCCATCATGGCGGTATCTGTGAACCATTTCGTAAACAAACCCATTCGTCGCCTGGTTTCAGCCACCAAAGAGATAGCCAATGGCAATTACGACCAGGATCTGGGGCCGGTTCCTGACAATGAGATCGGTCATCTTGCCCTCTGTTTCGACGAGATGCGGCGCAATATTGGTGAGCAGGCTCGAGCGCTGCAGAGAAGCAAACAAGAGTATCAGATGCTCTTTGAAGAGGTGCCTTGCCAGATAACAGTGCAGGACCGTGAATTCCGCATAGTAAGGACAAATCGGGCCTTCGAAGAAAAATTCGGCAATCAGGTGGGTGAATACTGCTATCGGGCCTACAAAGGCAGGGATAGCAAGTGTGAGGTGTGCAGTGTAGACAAGACCTTTCGGGATGCTCAGCCCCACTCCAGCGAGGAAGTCGTGGTGAAGAAGGACGGCAGCAAGGCCTATATTTTGGCATTCGCCACTCCAATCTTCAATGAGGCAGGTGAAGTCACGGCCGCCATGGAGGTCTCCCTCGACATCACCCAGGTGCGTGAACTGGAAGAAGAACTTAAGCGCTCCGAGGAGAAGTACCGCACGCTTTTCAACAGCGACCCCAATCCAATATTTGTCCTGGACTATCATACCCTGGAGATCCTCGATGCTAATGAGCGGGCTCTGGAGGACTATGGCTACTCCAGGCAAGAATTGCTGGGCAGGAGTTTTCTGGATCTTGCCGATCCTGAAGAGAGGGAAAGACTCAAGAGAGCCCCATGGCATCAGAAGAGCGCTATCTACAAGGTAAGGCACCGCACAAGGAGCGGTGGGCAACTCGTGGTGAACATCAGCTTTTCAAACCTGAGCCACATGGGGCAGGATGCGATCATCGTTACCACCTCAGACGTGACTGAACGGGTGAGAAGTGAAGAGCAGCTGGTGCAGGCAGGCAAGATGGCCACCCTTGGGGAAATGTCGGCAGGTGTGGCTCATGAGTTGAATCAGCCTTTGTCAGTGATAAAGACTTCGTCCAGCTTTCTCCTGAAAAAAATTGCCCGGGGCGAGCAGATGGACGCTGAAATCTTGCAGACTCTTGCGGAAGAAATGGACAGTCAGGTGGATCGAGCTTCGCAGATTATCAATCATCTCCGCCAGTTTGGCCGCAAAACAGAGATTCGCAAGGTCAATGTCCAGCTGAATGAGTGCATAGAGGGAAGCTTCACCGTGCTCGGCCGCCAGCTTGAAGTACATGGCATTCGGGTGGAGCTCGATCTAGACGGCAATCTGCCCCCTATCAAGGGAGACAGGAATCGGCTGGAACAGGTATTTCTCAACCTTATTATGAACGCCCGTGATGCCATGGACGAGAAAGAAGCGCTCAGCCGAGACGAAAAGGTGGACAAGGTGCTCACCATTGCTTCCTACCAGGAGCATGGTGAAGTGGTGGTAGAGATTGCCGACACCGGTGTGGGCATGAGTGAAGCAGTGCGGGAAAAAATTTTCGAGCCCTTTTTTACAACCAAGCCGGTTGGCAAGGGCACCGGCCTCGGCCTTTCCATCAGTTTTGGCATAGTCAGAGACTACGACGGCCGCATTGAAGTGGAAAGCGTGGAGGGGCAGGGCACTCTGTTCAGGCTGAGGTTTCCTGCTGCCGAAGAGGAGAGGGAGGAGGCCATGGAGGTGGCAGGTGGCTGA